A window from Pichia kudriavzevii chromosome 5, complete sequence encodes these proteins:
- a CDS encoding uncharacterized protein (PKUD0E02760; similar to Saccharomyces cerevisiae YGR003W (CUL3); ancestral locus Anc_4.138), translated as MLHTGAKQQKTKTKIRPPRKSGSKTEVNPEESWKLLSTAIHDIQNKNASKWSFEQLYRIAYNLVISKNGKFLYQHVRDEIVDHLEKNVRGIIEELLITQHSNEQEIDKFEAAKIINSFNSIWDDHLISIWLISQVVMYMDRTFTKENQLPLIYDVGLLVFQNSIVMHELDHNNTTIGEQLINVFINYFNLNRNGDIIDKFMLKSTISIFESLSDPEGNTYYSKFFEPELLRSSHEYYAKKVKELLDYQSGTIYVTKVIDLINDELARFQIFIPDQTTNKLKDLMYTDLVFLNIKHILKLENDGLQKWIETRDYDLLGKVYKLTSRTESTKDIFKECLKTIIIKKGEHLKEISKIQTNESQTTNIDIDEKKKKSKKSNKELNTLFAINYIRNFIIAKSNYDLIIIKSLDGDIEMHKEVEQACSTFLNENNRVQEYLSLFIDDCIKKSLKDKSHKEVDEIFNESISIFRYIKDKDIFEKYYKNHLAKRLLNNKSISNELELMMINRLKTEAGSSFTTKLEGMVKDIKTSEDITKMYEQSIANTSLLSDLARMNGGREFEVDYSILTPNNWPIPVNKTMQDIDYVPALDIAKASFEKFYHSTYNGRNLTWAPNMCTIDLKMNFPSKSYLINMPTLAAFIILTCFNDDDTEDGTKSLTFEEIKGKTKIPEQDLVRHLQSIAVAPKTRILKKVPMSRDIRPTDSFSLNLEFKSPQTKFKILAVSVSSSSKNSGGKLDATSSTSKVESEAEHVETLASVQKSRELEVDAAIVRIMKARKSAKYQVLVTDVVRIIGDVSKRFRPQPSLVKSRIEELVEKEYLRRDADDRELFWYVA; from the coding sequence ATGCTACACACAGGTGCAAAGCAACAGAAAacgaaaaccaaaattcGTCCCCCTAGGAAGTCGGGCTCAAAAACCGAGGTCAATCCAGAGGAATCGTGGAAACTACTCTCAACTGCGATTCATGacattcaaaataaaaacgCCTCAAAATGGTCGTTTGAACAACTATACAGAATAGCCTATAATCTGGTGATCTCCAAGAATGGTAAGTTTTTATATCAGCATGTACGTGACGAAATCGTTGATCATTTAGAAAAAAACGTTAGAGGTATAATTGAGGAACTCTTGATCACTCAACACTCAAATGAgcaagaaattgataagTTTGAAGCTGCTAAGATCATTAATTCATTCAATTCTATATGGGACGATCAtttgatttccatttgGTTGATCAGCCAAGTAGTAATGTACATGGATCGTACttttacaaaagaaaatcagtTACCGCTAATCTACGATGTTGGTCTGCTTGTTTTCCAGAACTCAATAGTGATGCATGAACTAGATCATAATAACACGACAATTGGTGAACAACTAATCAATGTGTTCATAAATTACTTTAATCTAAATAGGAATGGTGACataattgataaatttatGTTGAAATCCACGATTAGTATCTTTGAGTCATTATCAGATCCGGAAGGTAACACTTACTATTCCAAGTTTTTTGAACCTGAGTTGTTGCGTTCCTCTCATGAATATTATGCAAAGAAAGTCAAAGAGTTGCTGGATTATCAAAGTGGTACTATTTACGTCACAAAagttattgatttgatcaacgATGAACTTGCTAggtttcaaattttcattCCTGATCAGACAACCAATAAACTAAAGGACTTGATGTACACCgatttggtatttttgaatatcaaacatattctaaaacttgaaaatgatggaCTACAGAAGTGGATTGAGACTAGGGACTATGATTTACTTGGAAAGGTCTATAAATTAACTTCACGAACGGAATCAACTAAGgacattttcaaagaatgcCTGAAAactatcatcatcaaaaaggGTGAACACTTAAAGGAAATATCtaaaattcaaacaaatgaaaGCCAAACGACAAATAtagatattgatgaaaagaagaaaaagtccaaaaaatcaaataaggAACTAAACACACTCTTTGCTATTAATTATATCAGGAATTTTATTATTGCCAAATCTAATTATGATCTGATTATAATTAAGTCGCTTGATGGGGATATTGAAATGCACAAAGAGGTGGAGCAGGCCTGTTCCACATTTctgaatgaaaataatagagTTCAGGAATATTTATctttatttattgatgaCTGCATCAAAAAATCACTGAAAGACAAATCGCATAAGGAAGTTGACgaaatattcaatgaaTCTATAAGTATATTCAGGTATATCAAGGATAAagacatttttgaaaaatattatAAAAATCACCTTGCAAAAAGACTTTTGAATAATAAATCTATATCTAATGAACTTgagttgatgatgattaACAGGTTAAAAACAGAGGCAGGGTCAAGTTTTACCACCAAGTTAGAGGGAATGgtcaaagatatcaaaacTTCCGAAGACATTACAAAAATGTATGAGCAAAGCATCGCAAATACCTCTCTATTATCAGACCTAGCGAGAATGAACGGTGGGCgagaatttgaagttgattaTTCCATTCTTACCCCAAATAACTGGCCAATACCAGTTAATAAAACTATGCAGGATATTGATTATGTTCCAGCATTGGATATTGCCAAAGcttcttttgaaaagttttatCACAGCACCTACAATGGTAGAAATTTAACTTGGGCTCCAAATATGTGTACAATTGATTTAAAGATGAACTTTCCTAGTAAATCCTACCTAATTAATATGCCTACTCTAGCAGCTTTTATTATCTTAACATGTTTTAATGATGACGACACAGAAGATGGTACTAAATCTCTTACTTTTGAGGAAATAAAAGGTAAAACCAAGATACCAGAACAAGATTTAGTTCGCCACTTACAAAGCATTGCAGTTGCACCTAAGACGAGAATTTTAAAAAAGGTACCAATGTCGAGGGACATTCGGCCAACAGATAGCTTTAGTTTAAACTTAGAGTTCAAGAGCCCACAgacaaaattcaaaatactTGCCGTGTCTGTGTCATCGTCCTCTAAAAACTCCGGCGGAAAATTGGATGCAACAAGCTCAACATCTAAAGTTGAAAGTGAAGCTGAGCATGTTGAGACACTGGCCTCTGTCCAAAAATCTCGTGAACTTGAAGTCGACGCCGCAATTGTCAGAATAATGAAGGCACGTAAATCGGCCAAATATCAAGTCTTAGTCACCGACGTGGTTAGAATAATTGGTGACGTCAGCAAGAGGTTTAGACCTCAGCCTTCGTTAGTGAAAAGTAGAATTGAGGAATTGGTAGAGAAGGAATATTTGCGTCGTGATGCAGATGACAGAGAATTGTTTTGGTACGTAGCTTAg
- a CDS encoding uncharacterized protein (PKUD0E02770; similar to Saccharomyces cerevisiae YGR002C (SWC4); ancestral locus Anc_4.137) produces the protein MSDILDVMNIKSFPQRQKKKKEPLQSQQNLVEARQIYTPEEYASDNQKRKLSAMNRELYNLIGTNVPPLAVDTASVTNAGGTKKFKAKLVTLKKDQPWRKLGFKNSARDDDLILYHWAKTNLGKNVEGPKKEEEEEEEEEESSKIEIDPNEYRFTKYNTRLEIPSFSRKEYDEAFRLYQDSQKKSMEIKLAQDKSKEEKEKERDNERETEKGEDKRKDKGKEKEKEKKQETQNEKEKEEEKEKKPETQNEKEKEEDIKETSTINESVETVTKNNDNEEKQIVDSVENNGEVTAEKVVKEEADTKANTETQTEIEESKESSEFSDPKEREWTYEETKKLFDLCSLYDMRWAVIYDRFQDDYPDRSLEDLKAQMYNISANLLEKRGDINDRALIKSLRSFDKERELLRKHYLTRLIHRAPTEIAEEESLVIEARKFELAAKKMLYERGQLLQLLDSPQSSASVQQYLTSQGLTQLYNSLMSSEKSKKRKAEIPVAPLLGPNAIPHTQHISMSNAAAAATAAIHPTSSFSAAATASAGMSLSNSTNSSNKRRNAGTNVSGRSSTPLSQGQKGVSKLSEIQQLLHKTLSEEDLQVYGIEIHQDRIQPGVYVRSQKIASFKPSVQAKVHEILGQLGMSVKPTIPTGPVAKKFDELLHKISHLVDLKKQSDKLTTEIELVKRQKGLL, from the coding sequence ATGTCAGATATATTAGATGTGATGAACATAAAGTCCTTTCCCCAAAGgcaaaaaaagaagaaagagcCTTTACAATCACAGCAAAACTTGGTTGAAGCAAGGCAGATATATACACCTGAAGAATATGCTTCAGATAAtcagaaaagaaagttATCTGCTATGAATAGAGAACTATACAACCTTATTGGGACAAATGTTCCGCCATTGGCAGTGGATACAGCATCTGTTACAAATGCTGGAGGCACAAAGAAGTTTAAAGCCAAATTAGTAACGTTAAAGAAAGATCAGCCATGGAGGAAACTTGGATTCAAAAACTCAGCAcgtgatgatgatttgatatTGTACCACTGGGCGAAAACAAATTTAGGCAAAAATGTGGAAGGGCcgaagaaagaagaagaagaagaagaagaagaagaagagagcTCAAAAATCGAGATTGATCCCAACGAGTACAGATTTACGAAGTACAACACTCGTTTGGAGATTCCGAGTTTCTCTAGAAAAGAGTATGATGAAGCGTTTAGGCTATACCAAGACAGccagaagaaatcaatggAAATTAAGTTAGCACAGGACAAGtctaaagaagaaaaggagaaagagaggGATAACGAGAGAGAGACCGAAAAGGGGGAAGACAAGAGGAAAGATAAAgggaaagaaaaggagaaagagaagaagcAAGAGACGCAGaatgaaaaagagaaggaagaggagaaagagaagaagcCAGAAACCCAGaatgaaaaagagaaggaagaGGATATAAAGGAGACTTCAACTATCAACGAATCAGTGGAGACAGTTACAAAGAATAATGACAACGAGGAGAAACAGATTGTGGATTCCGTCGAGAATAATGGAGAGGTTACTGCAGAGAAAGTTGTAAAGGAGGAGGCAGATACCAAGGCAAACACCGAGACACAGACAGAAATAGAAGAGTCAAAGGAGTCAAGTGAATTTTCAGATCcaaaagagagagaatGGACCTATGAGGAAACCAAGAAGCTTTTTGACTTATGCTCATTATATGACATGCGTTGGGCGGTGATCTATGACAGGTTTCAAGATGACTATCCTGATCGAAGTTTGGAAGACTTGAAGGCTCAAATGTACAACATATCTGCCAACCTGTTAGAGAAAAGAGGCGATATCAACGATAGGGCGCTGATTAAATCACTTCGATCATTTGACAAGGAGAGAGAATTGTTACGCAAACACTATTTGACTAGGTTGATACATCGTGCACCTACTGAAATTGCAGAGGAGGAATCCTTAGTTATAGAGGCACGTAAATTTGAACTAGCTGCAAAGAAGATGCTGTACGAGAGAGGTCAGCTATTACAATTGTTGGATTCTCCGCAATCCAGTGCATCGGTCCAACAGTATCTAACATCGCAAGGTTTGACACAGTTATATAATTCACTCATGTCATCTGAAAAGAGCAAGAAGCGGAAAGCTGAAATACCTGTTGCACCCCTACTCGGGCCTAATGCTATACCACATACACAGCATATTTCAATGTCCAATGCTGCCGCCGCTGCAACTGCTGCTATTCATCCGACGTCTTCTTTTTCAGCAGCAGCTACTGCATCTGCGGGCATGTCTCTGTCCAACAGCACCAACTCCAGCAATAAACGGCGTAATGCTGGTACCAATGTTAGTGGCAGATCTAGTACTCCTCTATCACAAGGGCAAAAGGGTGTCAGTAAGTTGAGTGAAATACAGCAACTATTACACAAGACCCTTAGCGAAGAAGACCTGCAGGTGTATGGTATTGAGATCCACCAAGACCGGATTCAGCCAGGAGTATATGTCAGGTCGCAGAAGATAGCCTCATTCAAGCCAAGTGTTCAAGCCAAGGTCCACGAGATCTTAGGCCAGCTAGGAATGTCGGTGAAACCCACCATACCTACAGGACCTGTTGCCAAGAAGTTTGACGAGCTCCTACATAAAATTTCCCATTTGGTTgacttgaagaaacaaagcGATAAACTAACGACGGAAATCGAGTTAGTGAAGAGACAGAAAGGTCTCTTGTAA
- a CDS encoding uncharacterized protein (PKUD0E02780; similar to Saccharomyces cerevisiae YNL153C (GIM3); ancestral locus Anc_2.101), with the protein MELLPEGTANKNDVTFQDQQQINRFSTLMTKFDRLNEKLKKLQSEKEQIDDVSLELELVDEDELVDYLIGGEVPETANPNGVIIGDGCFVKLKQSQVMEKLQEKSDKLENEITETETDISSIEDTLKSLKSTLYAKFGNSINLEK; encoded by the coding sequence ATGGAGCTGCTTCCAGAGGGCACGGCCAACAAGAATGACGTGACATTCCAAGACCAGCAACAAATCAATCGCTTTAGCACCTTGATGACGAAGTTTGACCGTCTCaatgaaaagttgaagaagctacAATCCGAGAAAGAACAAATCGATGACGTATCTTTGGAGTTGGAACTCGTGGACGAAGATGAGCTTGTGGACTATTTGATAGGCGGAGAGGTCCCGGAAACCGCCAATCCAAATGGTGTCATTATAGGTGACGGCTGTTTTGTGAAACTGAAGCAGTCACAGGTGATGGAGAAACTGCAAGAGAAATCGGACAAGTTGGAGAATGAAATCACAGAAACAGAAACGGACATTTCCTCCATTGAGGATACTTTGAAGTCTCTCAAATCGACCCTTTACGCCAAATTTGGTAATTCCATTAACCTCGAGAAATAA
- a CDS encoding uncharacterized protein (PKUD0E02790; similar to Saccharomyces cerevisiae YPR035W (GLN1); ancestral locus Anc_7.449), with protein MSPLLEKSQTLRKYLDLPQHGKVIAEYVWIDAAGNMRSKARTLNKKINSVSELPEWNFDGSSTGQAPGGNSDVYLKPVAFYPDPFRRGDNIIVLTECWNNDGTPNKFNHRYECNKLMNAHADEEVWFGLEQEYTLLDPVDNYIYGWPKGGFPAPQGPYYCGVGAAKVYARDVIEAHYRACLYAGITISGINAEVMPSQWEFQVGPCEGIKMGDELWMARFLLERVSEEFGVKVTFHPKPLSGDWNGAGCHTNVSTKSMRVPGGMKQINEAIEKLSKRHKEHIELYGKDNEQRLTGRHETASMETFSAGVANRGASIRIPRSVQAEGYGYFEDRRPASNIDPYLVTGIMVETICGAVPDADMYQEFKRESA; from the coding sequence ATGTCTCCATTATTAGAAAAATCCCAAACTTTACGCAAATACCTCGACTTGCCTCAACACGGTAAAGTTATTGCAGAATACGTCTGGATTGATGCTGCCGGTAACATGAGATCCAAGGCTAGAACCTTGAACAAGAAGATCAACAGTGTCTCCGAATTGCCAGAATGGAACTTTGATGGTTCTTCAACTGGCCAAGCTCCAGGTGGTAACTCTGATGTTTACCTTAAGCCTGTTGCATTCTACCCAGATCCTTTCAGAAGAGGTGATAACATTATTGTTTTGACTGAATGTTGGAACAATGACGGTACTCCAAACAAGTTCAACCATAGATACGAATGTaacaagttgatgaatGCCCAtgctgatgaagaagtttgGTTTGGTTTAGAACAAGAATATACTTTATTAGACCCTGTTGACAATTACATTTATGGCTGGCCAAAGGGTGGTTTCCCAGCACCTCAAGGTCCTTACTATTGTGGTGTTGGAGCTGCTAAAGTTTATGCTAGAGATGTCATTGAAGCACATTACAGAGCATGCTTATATGCAGGCATTACCATTTCTGGTATTAACGCTGAAGTTATGCCATCCCAATGGGAATTCCAAGTTGGTCCTTGTGAAGGCATTAAAATGGGTGATGAGTTATGGATGGCTAGATTTTTATTAGAAAGAGTTTCTGAGGAATTTGGTGTTAAGGTTACCTTCCATCCAAAGCCTTTATCTGGTGATTGGAATGGTGCAGGTTGTCATACCAATGTCTCTACAAAATCTATGAGAGTCCCAGGTGGTATGAAGCAAATCAAtgaagcaattgaaaagttgtCAAAGAGACACAAGGAACATATCGAATTATACGGTAAAGATAATGAACAAAGATTGACTGGTAGACACGAAACTGCATCAATGGAAACTTTCTCAGCTGGTGTAGCAAACAGAGGTGCTTCTATTAGAATCCCAAGATCTGTTCAAGCTGAAGGTTATGGTTATTTTGAAGACAGAAGACCTGCTTCTAATATCGATCCATACTTGGTTACTGGTATTATGGTTGAAACCATTTGTGGTGCTGTTCCAGATGCTGACATGTACCAAGAGTTCAAGAGAGAATCTGCTTAA
- a CDS encoding uncharacterized protein (PKUD0E02800; similar to Saccharomyces cerevisiae YJR088C (EMC2); ancestral locus Anc_7.458) — protein MDPLLDYLNTQSLTHSYINIDVEDIPHLHHAVCYYTQSPSVLHKYEGLRNEPSRLPSFDFSQMKRTSPSQVDYKLRVRLYTMQLRLEIIMSEFRLAGGTISRLKDLFAQLGLQDEIGALVQVITLRSELLEVEAVLQMDSDEKGTLFDHLAKVKNTVNSYIDQSTKLVIDSANRTAALSITGMGTDALRDPVDLYAIEKRKTALDIDIANLAKIVKIKDKSLDPLISSQETIHALFELLKQRPLDNEILIELAHQYLNIGKFKYALWCVSESLLIGCNDAWNIWSLRGEICMLQSVALLKDEDGTNAARNWLNIAISSFCYSIELCEGYIRAWCGIYRCLNKLKGFAELDSVQLSLLDISLKLLNEKKNDHAVALDERENIKWILGS, from the coding sequence ATGGATCCATTACTAGATTATCTCAATACCCAGTCGCTCACGCACTCATATATTAATATAGATGTGGAGGATATCCCGCATTTACATCACGCAGTCTGCTATTATACACAATCTCCTTCTGTCTTACACAAATATGAGGGTCTAAGAAACGAGCCATCAAGGTTACCTAGCTTCGACTTCTCGCAGATGAAGCGGACGAGTCCGTCTCAGGTGGATTACAAACTGAGAGTCAGACTGTATACGATGCAGTTGAGGTTGGAGATCATAATGTCCGAGTTTAGACTTGCAGGAGGAACAATTTCAAGGCTGAAAGATTTATTTGCTCAGCTGGGACTACAGGACGAAATTGGCGCATTGGTGCAGGTGATAACGTTAAGGTCGGAGCTTCTTGAAGTGGAAGCTGTGTTGCAAATGGATAGCGATGAAAAGGGTACATTATTTGATCATCTCGCAAAGGTTAAGAACACAGTGAATTCTTACATTGATCAATCGACGAAATTGGTCATTGACTCAGCCAATAGAACCGCTGCACTGAGCATCACTGGAATGGGCACTGATGCGCTAAGAGATCCGGTCGATTTATATGCGATagagaaaaggaaaacggCTCTAGACATAGATATTGCAAATCTTGCAAAAATAGTAAAAATAAAGGACAAGTCTTTAGACcctttaatttcatcacAGGAGACAATACATGCTCTATTTGAGCTACTCAAACAGAGACCTCTAGATAATGAGATCCTTATCGAATTGGCTCATCAGTACTTAAATATCGGCAAGTTCAAGTATGCGTTGTGGTGTGTTAGTGAATCCTTACTTATAGGATGTAATGATGCATGGAATATTTGGTCACTACGGGGTGAGATCTGCATGCTACAAAGTGTTGCTTTGTTAaaggatgaagatggtACAAATGCTGCTCGGAATTGGCTAAATATTGCAATTTCATCGTTTTGTTACTCAATTGAGCTCTGCGAAGGTTATATCCGTGCATGGTGTGGAATTTATAGATGTCTAAACAAGCTGAAAGGCTTTGCAGAACTCGATAGTGTCCAACTTAGCCTGCTCGATATTTCTCTTAAACttttaaatgaaaagaaaaatgatcATGCTGTTGCTTTGGATGAAAGGGAGAATATTAAATGGATATTGGGAAGTTGA
- a CDS encoding uncharacterized protein (PKUD0E02810; similar to Saccharomyces cerevisiae YJR086W (STE18); ancestral locus Anc_7.455) has protein sequence MQTVQGSETFEYQQPNTPITTTSMESEESDTSPLKLKNGAKECSTSNAYMERPKKQQNVQQAMLREKLIHAFRLNRKKQLTLERINKYNVKLMEELKTPRVKASNCALMVINYTEQTHDPLIPQVWGYPKKNKFKSLTYNGDDNKQRGRPAQSEGLDETATNGCCVIM, from the coding sequence ATGCAAACTGTACAAGGTTCAGAGACCTTCGAATATCAACAACCGAATACACCAATTACGACAACAAGTATGGAATCTGAGGAATCTGATACTAGCCCGctaaaactaaaaaatgGTGCAAAAGAGTGCAGTACTTCCAACGCATACATGGAAAGGccaaaaaaacaacaaaacgTACAACAGGCAATGCTTCGGGAGAAGTTGATACATGCTTTCCGGttgaatagaaaaaaacagCTGACACTTGAaagaataaataaatacaaTGTTAAGTTAATGGAAGAGCTTAAAACGCCCAGAGTTAAAGCGTCAAACTGTGCATTGATGGTAATCAACTATACAGAGCAAACCCATGATCCCTTAATACCACAAGTCTGGGGCTATCCcaaaaagaacaagttCAAAAGCCTAACTTATAACGGAGACGACAACAAACAGAGGGGAAGACCAGCTCAGTCAGAAGGTCTTGATGAGACGGCCACCAACGGATGCTGTGTGATTATGTAA